Proteins encoded together in one Salmo trutta chromosome 3, fSalTru1.1, whole genome shotgun sequence window:
- the LOC115168877 gene encoding uncharacterized protein LOC115168877 isoform X1 yields the protein MGAGDEERGAVESEGVMEAGDETLLDSTPLAPLQITCLEKQVVMLQAELQSLSEENQRQAEELTVWRLMAQPLCLDPEDLTAATLRPGHNTATLSPGHNTATLRPGYNTATLRPGHNTATLRPGHNTATLRPSHNTATLRPGHNTATLRPGHNTATLSPGHNTATLSPGHNTATLRPGHNTATLSPGQHSSVTVIREDELLLSCTSSRLYGRTLASRLHHCNSPEAKSLQNPSRKNKSTHPQETEKQTNEHGEDGEEADITKDVFQTSELQTKATEHANQDDSENKTNPNTPRATDETQTKATEHANQDDSENKTNPNTPRATDETQTKATEHANQDDSENKTNSNTPRATDEIQANEVVSRHNLDVIELDNKEFPTLSLAEAQSTEAQSSEINHPSHHQEEPISTGVENKNHSSVRRKVTTTSEWQTERTIVETKFLSSKVIPAGWTGQEQLSSVEVSSTSSQREEGRATGALPETHHVYTQLEEEEENDEEPTESPPVSPVQMAEGDRMLFSGSFPIPADPARLAERIRRNRSLMSAAYDDTEYEPYGLPEVVMKGFADIPSGLGCPYIVRRGLLGTAAMPRPQRDPGQSEGGQEDPD from the exons atgggggcaggggatgaggagagaggggcagtAGAGTCTGAAGGAGTGATGGAGGCAGGGGATGAGACTCTACTAGACTCTACTCCACTGGCTCCACTCCAGATCACCTGCCTAGAGAAGCAG gTGGTGATGCTGCAGGCTGAACTGCAGTCTCTCTCTGAGGAGAACCAGAGGCAGGCTGAGGAGCTGACAGTGTGGAGGCTGATGGCCCAGCCCCTCTGTCTAGACCCAGAGGACCTCACCGCTGCTACCCTCAGGCCTGGCCACAACACTGCTACCCTCAGCCCTGGCCACAACACTGCTACCCTCAGGCCTGGCTACAACACTGCTACCCTCAGGCCTGGCCACAACACTGCTACCCTCAGGCCTGGCCACAACACTGCTACCCTCAGGCCTAGCCACAACACTGCTACCCTCAGGCCTGGCCACAACACTGCTACCCTCAGGCCTGGCCACAACACTGCTACCCTCAGCCCTGGACACAACACTGCTACCCTCAGCCCTGGACACAACACTGCTACCCTCAGGCCTGGCCACAACACTGCTACCCTCAGCCCTGGCCAACACAGCAGTGTGACGGTGATCAGAGAGGATGAGCTGCTTCTCTCCTGTACCTCCAGTAGACTGTATGGGAGGACCCTGGCCTCAAG ACTGCATCACTGCAATTCTCCTGAAGCAAAGAGTCTCCAAAACCCATCCAGAAAGAACAAATCTACACATCCCCAAGAGACGGAAAAACAGACCAATGAACATGGGGAAGATGGTGAAGAAGCAGACATCACCAAAGATGTTTTCCAAACCTCAGAGCTCCAGACCAAAGCAACAGAGCACGCTAACCAAGATGATTCAGAAAACAAGACCAATCCAAACACTCCCAGAGCAACAGATGAGACCCAGACCAAGGCAACAGAGCACGCTAACCAAGATGATTCAGAAAACAAGACCAATCCAAACACTCCCAGAGCAACAGATGAGACCCAGACCAAGGCAACAGAGCACGCTAACCAAGATGATTCAGAAAACAAGACCAATTCAAACACTCCCAGAGCAACAGATGAGATCCAGGCCAATGAAGTGGTCTCTAGGCACAATCTAGACGTCATAGAACTAGATAACAAAGAGTTCCCCACTCTATCTCTCGCTGAGGCTCAATCCACTGAAGCACAGTCCTCTGAAATCAACCATCCCAGTCACCATCAAGAGGAACCAATCTCCACTGGTGTTGAGAATAAAAATCACTCCTCGGTCCGTAGAAAAGTCACCACTACATCAGAGTGGCAAACTGAGAGAACGATAGTGGAGACCAAGTTTCTGAGTTCAAAGGTCATACCAGCAGGATGGACTGGTCAAGAGCAATTGAGCTCTGTAGAGGTGAGTAGTACCAGCtctcagagagaggaggggagagcaaCAGGCGCCCTACCAGAAACCCACCACGTATACACACagttggaggaagaggaggagaatgaTGAAGAACCCACAGAATCACCCCCTGTGTCACCAGTCCAGATGGCCGAGGGGGACAGGATGTTGTTTTCTGGGTCCTTCCCGATCCCTGCCGACCCAGCCCGTCTGGCGGAGCGGATCCGTCGTAACCGGTCTCTGATGTCTGCAGCGTACGATGATACGGAATACGAACCCTACGGCCTGCCTGAGGTGGTTATgaaag gTTTTGCTGACATTCCCAGTGGTCTAGGCTGTCCGTACATTGTGAGGAGGGGGCTCCTGGGTACTGCTGCTATGCCTCGTCCCCAGAGAGATCCCGGCCAGAGTGAGGGGGGGCAGGAGGACCCTGATTAA
- the LOC115168877 gene encoding uncharacterized protein LOC115168877 isoform X2: MGAGDEERGAVESEGVMEAGDETLLDSTPLAPLQITCLEKQVVMLQAELQSLSEENQRQAEELTVWRLMAQPLCLDPEDLTAATLRPGHNTATLSPGHNTATLRPGYNTATLRPGHNTATLRPGHNTATLRPSHNTATLRPGHNTATLRPGHNTATLSPGHNTATLSPGHNTATLRPGHNTATLSPGQHSSVTVIREDELLLSCTSSRLYGRTLASRLHHCNSPEAKSLQNPSRKNKSTHPQETEKQTNEHGEDGEEADITKDVFQTSELQTKATEHANQDDSENKTNPNTPRATDETQTKATEHANQDDSENKTNSNTPRATDEIQANEVVSRHNLDVIELDNKEFPTLSLAEAQSTEAQSSEINHPSHHQEEPISTGVENKNHSSVRRKVTTTSEWQTERTIVETKFLSSKVIPAGWTGQEQLSSVEVSSTSSQREEGRATGALPETHHVYTQLEEEEENDEEPTESPPVSPVQMAEGDRMLFSGSFPIPADPARLAERIRRNRSLMSAAYDDTEYEPYGLPEVVMKGFADIPSGLGCPYIVRRGLLGTAAMPRPQRDPGQSEGGQEDPD, from the exons atgggggcaggggatgaggagagaggggcagtAGAGTCTGAAGGAGTGATGGAGGCAGGGGATGAGACTCTACTAGACTCTACTCCACTGGCTCCACTCCAGATCACCTGCCTAGAGAAGCAG gTGGTGATGCTGCAGGCTGAACTGCAGTCTCTCTCTGAGGAGAACCAGAGGCAGGCTGAGGAGCTGACAGTGTGGAGGCTGATGGCCCAGCCCCTCTGTCTAGACCCAGAGGACCTCACCGCTGCTACCCTCAGGCCTGGCCACAACACTGCTACCCTCAGCCCTGGCCACAACACTGCTACCCTCAGGCCTGGCTACAACACTGCTACCCTCAGGCCTGGCCACAACACTGCTACCCTCAGGCCTGGCCACAACACTGCTACCCTCAGGCCTAGCCACAACACTGCTACCCTCAGGCCTGGCCACAACACTGCTACCCTCAGGCCTGGCCACAACACTGCTACCCTCAGCCCTGGACACAACACTGCTACCCTCAGCCCTGGACACAACACTGCTACCCTCAGGCCTGGCCACAACACTGCTACCCTCAGCCCTGGCCAACACAGCAGTGTGACGGTGATCAGAGAGGATGAGCTGCTTCTCTCCTGTACCTCCAGTAGACTGTATGGGAGGACCCTGGCCTCAAG ACTGCATCACTGCAATTCTCCTGAAGCAAAGAGTCTCCAAAACCCATCCAGAAAGAACAAATCTACACATCCCCAAGAGACGGAAAAACAGACCAATGAACATGGGGAAGATGGTGAAGAAGCAGACATCACCAAAGATGTTTTCCAAACCTCAGAGCTCCAGACCAAA GCAACAGAGCACGCTAACCAAGATGATTCAGAAAACAAGACCAATCCAAACACTCCCAGAGCAACAGATGAGACCCAGACCAAGGCAACAGAGCACGCTAACCAAGATGATTCAGAAAACAAGACCAATTCAAACACTCCCAGAGCAACAGATGAGATCCAGGCCAATGAAGTGGTCTCTAGGCACAATCTAGACGTCATAGAACTAGATAACAAAGAGTTCCCCACTCTATCTCTCGCTGAGGCTCAATCCACTGAAGCACAGTCCTCTGAAATCAACCATCCCAGTCACCATCAAGAGGAACCAATCTCCACTGGTGTTGAGAATAAAAATCACTCCTCGGTCCGTAGAAAAGTCACCACTACATCAGAGTGGCAAACTGAGAGAACGATAGTGGAGACCAAGTTTCTGAGTTCAAAGGTCATACCAGCAGGATGGACTGGTCAAGAGCAATTGAGCTCTGTAGAGGTGAGTAGTACCAGCtctcagagagaggaggggagagcaaCAGGCGCCCTACCAGAAACCCACCACGTATACACACagttggaggaagaggaggagaatgaTGAAGAACCCACAGAATCACCCCCTGTGTCACCAGTCCAGATGGCCGAGGGGGACAGGATGTTGTTTTCTGGGTCCTTCCCGATCCCTGCCGACCCAGCCCGTCTGGCGGAGCGGATCCGTCGTAACCGGTCTCTGATGTCTGCAGCGTACGATGATACGGAATACGAACCCTACGGCCTGCCTGAGGTGGTTATgaaag gTTTTGCTGACATTCCCAGTGGTCTAGGCTGTCCGTACATTGTGAGGAGGGGGCTCCTGGGTACTGCTGCTATGCCTCGTCCCCAGAGAGATCCCGGCCAGAGTGAGGGGGGGCAGGAGGACCCTGATTAA